ATACTTTGCAACAGCATCCGAGTTATTATCGCCAATGACCCCGGTTGCCTTTTCTTTGATCACATGAAGGGCATTCGCCACTGCGTAGAATTCGTCACAGGCGTTTAACAGGGGCAGGTCATTGATGTTATCACCAAAACCGATAATCCGGTTAAAACCGCAATAATCACGGATATAATTTACCGCATTGTATTTTGAAGCATTCGGACCATATATCTCAAGAAACCATAGATTTTCCACATATACGTCATGAGAAAGCACCATATCAATGCCCTGCAGTTTTTTTATGTCACCGACCATGTTCGCCAGCCGTTCCTGCGTATCCATTAAAGTAAAGTAGACGATCTCGTTGTCTGTTATCTTACTGGAAAAGCAGTCAACCTGCTCAAATGGCTTGGCATATTGGGTTACGCGTTCGTCATAATAGTCCCGTAAGGCAGGGGTATTCAAAAGTTCGTAATACGCATGCAGTTTATTATCAGATATGGCATACATAAAGCCGGTAATTTGATGTTTTCTGATTACTTGAAGAATTGCGTCAGCAATCTCCGGGGGTATTGTTTCGGTCTTTATGTATTTCCCGGCAGCAATATCATAGATTGCCGCCCCGTTCATCAAGATAATAGGTATATTAATGTGCAAGCCCGCCAGCATTTTTGTTGATGACACGGCCGTCCTCGCTGTCGCTACCGAAAAATACACGCCGTTTTCAATCAATCTATTAATTGTTTTCCTTGCATAACCGCTGATTTCTTTGCTGCTGTTTAGCAGCGTGCCATCTAAATCCGATATATATAAAG
This window of the Methylomusa anaerophila genome carries:
- a CDS encoding Cof-type HAD-IIB family hydrolase, producing MAIKSLYISDLDGTLLNSSKEISGYARKTINRLIENGVYFSVATARTAVSSTKMLAGLHINIPIILMNGAAIYDIAAGKYIKTETIPPEIADAILQVIRKHQITGFMYAISDNKLHAYYELLNTPALRDYYDERVTQYAKPFEQVDCFSSKITDNEIVYFTLMDTQERLANMVGDIKKLQGIDMVLSHDVYVENLWFLEIYGPNASKYNAVNYIRDYCGFNRIIGFGDNINDLPLLNACDEFYAVANALHVIKEKATGVIGDNNSDAVAKYIAEKEA